Proteins encoded by one window of Sorangium aterium:
- a CDS encoding MerR family transcriptional regulator codes for MQRIPEEVLERIEREHAQGITSSDILELFAAHGIKFSEATLRKYVQLGLLPRSVRVGRKGKHQGSQGMYPATVVRQVQRIKEMMAQDYTIEEIQREFLFVRGDIEELERTMAKVFNALRDAAKERRSETSGRAIAQDLASAESLARELVAKLALIEERLMAQARLTKQAASS; via the coding sequence GTGCAGAGGATCCCCGAGGAGGTGCTTGAACGCATCGAGCGGGAGCACGCCCAGGGGATCACTTCGAGCGATATCCTCGAGCTGTTCGCGGCTCATGGCATCAAGTTCAGCGAGGCGACGCTCCGGAAGTATGTGCAGCTCGGCTTGCTCCCGCGCAGCGTGCGGGTGGGGCGCAAGGGCAAGCACCAGGGCTCGCAGGGGATGTATCCGGCCACGGTAGTCCGCCAGGTTCAGCGCATCAAAGAGATGATGGCCCAGGACTACACCATCGAAGAAATCCAGCGTGAATTCCTGTTCGTGAGAGGTGATATCGAGGAGCTCGAGCGCACGATGGCCAAGGTCTTCAATGCGCTCAGGGATGCCGCCAAAGAGAGGCGGAGCGAGACGAGCGGCAGGGCGATAGCCCAGGACCTCGCGAGCGCGGAGTCGCTCGCGCGGGAGCTCGTCGCCAAGCTGGCGTTGATAGAAGAGCGCTTGATGGCGCAGGCGCGGCTCACGAAACAGGCGGCTTCCTCTTGA
- a CDS encoding alpha/beta fold hydrolase, whose protein sequence is MRVLVAGAGNGPALLLIHSFLVSHLEFDDVIDTLAQRFHVIAPDLPGFGESEKPSPARYAYGIETFAEAVADLIAAFGVGRAHLVGHAMGAAVAITLAANHPELVQRLVLEDALCYPFPMSFKMKLPLLPIVGGIVFKQLHGRGTFRSYFRDDVFRADAAVPLSRVDRHYDLFNAPSARESAHAVMRSVLDARPVVARLTRITAPTLVVWGRDDRIFPAASAQRLAREISGAMLEIMDAGHSPHEERPGEFVALVTQFLEGKR, encoded by the coding sequence ATGCGGGTCCTGGTCGCCGGCGCGGGCAACGGCCCGGCGCTGCTCCTGATCCACAGCTTCCTCGTCAGCCACCTGGAGTTCGATGACGTGATCGACACGCTGGCCCAGCGGTTCCACGTCATCGCCCCGGACCTCCCGGGCTTCGGCGAGAGCGAGAAGCCGAGCCCGGCGCGGTACGCTTACGGCATCGAGACGTTCGCCGAGGCCGTGGCCGACCTCATCGCCGCCTTCGGCGTCGGCCGCGCGCACCTCGTCGGCCACGCGATGGGCGCCGCCGTCGCGATCACGCTGGCCGCCAACCACCCGGAGCTCGTGCAGCGGCTCGTCCTGGAGGACGCGCTCTGTTACCCGTTCCCGATGAGCTTCAAGATGAAGCTCCCGCTCCTGCCGATCGTCGGCGGCATCGTCTTCAAGCAGCTCCACGGCCGCGGCACGTTCCGGTCGTACTTCCGCGACGATGTGTTCCGGGCGGACGCGGCCGTGCCGCTGTCGCGCGTCGACCGGCACTACGACCTCTTCAACGCCCCCTCGGCGCGCGAGAGCGCCCACGCGGTGATGCGCTCGGTGCTCGACGCGCGCCCCGTCGTCGCGCGCCTCACCCGGATCACGGCGCCGACCCTCGTCGTGTGGGGGCGCGACGACCGCATCTTCCCGGCGGCGAGCGCGCAGCGGCTCGCCCGCGAGATCTCCGGCGCGATGCTCGAGATCATGGACGCCGGACACTCGCCCCACGAGGAGCGCCCGGGGGAGTTCGTCGCGCTCGTGACGCAGTTCCTCGAAGGGAAGCGGTGA